The Sinorhizobium fredii USDA 257 region TCTTCGCTCTCGCCCTTCGGCGCGAAGCAGAAGATGGTGATTTCGGTTTTGTCGACGCTGAGCGGGCGGGTGACCCGGATCTGCGTGCTGAACTGGTCCATGAGGAAGACGTTCGGATATAGGCAGAGATTGCGGGTCTGATTGACGATGAAATCCGCCTTCTCCGCGCCGACGCGCGCCTTGATCTCGTCGCGCTGGTTATAGACCGGGCGGACTTCCGGGTTCATCGTGTTCGTCCACAGCAGGATGTGGCCATTCTCGAAGCCGTAGACGCCCGCCACGGAACGGCTCCAGCTATTGGCGTCGACCGCCTTCGTGCCCTCTTCCTTGCGCCGCCCCATCGTCGCGGCATAGTTCCAGTGCACGGAGCTGACGTGGTAACCGTCGCAGCCGTTCTCCATCTGCAGCTTCCAGTTTCCGTCGTAGATGTAGGACGAATTGCCCCGCAGCACTTCGAGCCCGTCTGGCGCCTGGTCGACGATCTGGTCGATGATGACCTTCGTCTCGCCGAGATAGTCCTGGAGCGTCGCCACGTTTTCGTTCAGGCTGCCGAACAGGAAGCCGCGGTAGCTCTGGAACCGGGGCACGCGCTTCAGGTCGTGCGAACCGTTCTGCGCAAACTGGGGCGGATATTGGGTGGTCTTCTCGTCCTTGACCTTGAGCAGCTTGCCGGTGTTGGAGAAGGTCCAGCCGTGGAAGGGACAGGTGAAGCTGCCCTTGTTGCCGTGCTTGCGCCGGCAAAGCATCGCGCCGCGATGGGCGCAGGCGTTGATGACCGCGTGCAGGTCGCCGTTCTTGTCGCGGGTCACGACCACCGGCTGGCGGCCGATATAGGTCGTATAATAGTCGTTGTTCTCCGGCACCTGGCTTTCATGGGCCAGATAGACCCAATTGCTTTCGAAGATGTGCTTCATCTCCAGTTCGAACAGGTCTTCGTTGGTGAAGATGTCACGGCGGCAACGGAACATGCCGGCTTCCTTGTCATCCTGCACAGCCGTGGCGAGCAGATGGTCGAGATCCCGGGCCTTATCGATAATCGCAGACATAGCTTACCTTCCGCAAAGGCAGAGCTCGGAACAGTGCCGCCTTTGCACGAATAACGGTGGTTGGGGATGGCGGCTTTCACGGGCCGCCGCTGTCATCGCTTACGCTGCAGCACGCTTGCGCTGCTCGTTGATCTGGTTGTCCACACCGTCCACCAGCGCGGTGAGGCGAATATCGAATTCAATTTCGGCAAACGGGCCGCTGAGATTGTTTGCTTTGATGCTGGTCTCATCGGTCCGCTCGATGATGGCCGGGACCAGGCCGTCGCGCGTCGCATAGGCGAAATCGTCATTGACCAGAGGGTCGCCGTCGATGTTGATCTGGGTCGTCAGCTTGCGGTGACCGTCGGCGCTGATGAAGAAGTGGATATGCGCCGGACGCTGGCCGTGGCGGCCGAGCGCGGAAAGCAGCCGCTCGGTCGGACTGCCAGGCGGCACGCCATAGCCGTGCGGCACGATGCTCTGGAACTTATAACAGCCGTTTGCGTCGGCGATGATCGTGCGACGCATGTTGAACGGCGCCTGCTTTCCGGTCGGGTCGAAATGCGAATAGAAGCCGCGCGTATCACAGTGCCAGACCTCGACCAGAGCGCCCGACAGAGGCTTGCCATCGGCTCCGTAGACAGTGCCATGCATGATCAAGGTGTGGCCGTTGGCGTCGGTGCCGTCGTCAAGACGCGCAAAGCCGTGCGATACCGGCGCGCCGGCCACATAGAGCGGGCCTTCGATGGTCCGCGGGGTCGGATTGTCGATGCCGAGTGCCTCATCAATCGCGTCGAGGCGCTCATCGAGGAAATGGTCGAGGCCGAGACCAGGCGAGATCAGGCCGGCCTGTCCGGCGGCACCGATTTCATTGAGCCAGGCGATACCGGTCCAGTATTCGTCGGGGGTGATATCGAGATCATCGATCGCCTTGAACAGGTCGGACATAATTCGATGAACGATCTGCTTGACGCGCGGATTGCCGCCGACCTTGTCCAAACCGCTCAGGGCCTTCAGAAAGTCCTGGATATCCGCTCTTTCGAAAATCTTCACGTTCATGGTGATTCCTCCACTCGGATTGTTTTGAAACTGCGGCGGCTCCCGTCCTCCCGGAAGCACCGGTGACGACGGCACTTAGCTGTCGTCCTCACGGATCGCGGAGGGATGCCGCAGAAGCGGCGTCACCTCGATGTCCATGAATTTGAACAGCGGAAGTCCCGAGAGTACCTCGTGCAATTCCGCATTATCCCTGACGTCAAGGACGCTGTAGTTCGCGTACTGACCGGCGATCCGCCAGATATGCCGCCACTTGCCGGTACGCTGCAGTTCCTGCGAATAGGCTTTCTCTCGGGCGAGGATCTCGGCCGCCTCGGCAGCGGGCAGGTCGAGGGGAAGGTTCACGTTCATCCGCACATGAAAGAGCATGGTCTCACCCCACCACACGCAAGGTCGAAGCGTGCTTGCCGTCCCTGCGGAACCGATCGACGGCTTCCGCGGAGAGCGTCACTCCGAGCCCGGGATCCGTTGGCAATTGCAGCTCGAAGTTCTCGTAGCGCAGCGGCTCCTCCAGGATTTCCTCGGTCAGCAGCAGGGGACCGAAGAACTCGGTGCCCCATTCCAGTTCCTTGACGCTTGCGAGTAGCTGACAGGCGGCGATCGTGCCGACTGGCCCCTCCAGCATGGTACCGCCATAAATGCTGACGCCTGCGGCTTCGGCGATCGCGATCACCCGGGCGGCGGCAAACAGCCCTCCCGCCTGCTCGATCTTGATCGAGAACACGTCGGCAGCCCGCGCTGTCGCCGCCTCGAGCGCGCTTTCAGGCCCAACCAGAACCTCGTCGGCCATGATGGCGATCGAGGACGTTCGCCGTAGACGGGCGAGCGACGCGATCCCGTGCACCGGTTGTTCGACCAGCACGCAGCCGGCGTCGGCCAGGGCCGCGATCGCATTGCGCGCCTCCCGCTCCCGCCAGGCCATGTTGACGTCGACCCGGATGGAGGCCAGGTCCGGCAGCGCCCTTCGAATGGCGCTCACATGGCGAATGTCCTCTTCGATCGATTTGACGCCGATCTTCAGCTTGAAGTCCTTGTGGCGCCGCCGGTCGAGCATGGCTTGCGCCTCATCGATATCCTTGGCGGTGTCACCGGAGGCGAGCGTCCAGGCAACTGGAAGGCTGTCGCGACGCCGCCCACCGAGCAGTTCCGACATCGGCAGGCCGAGGCGATGCGCATGGCAATCGAGCAGGGCGGCCTCGACCGCGCATTTGGCGAAGTGATTTCCCTTTACCGCCTTGACGACGACGTCCATGGCCGCCTGGATGCGCGTCGCGTCACGGCCGATGAGCAGCGGCGCGATATACGCGTCGATCGTCAGCTTCATGCCTTCCGGACTTTCCGGCCCGTAAGCGAGACCGCCGATCGTCGTCCCCTCTCCGAGCCCCTCGAAGCCGTCGGAGCAGCGGACGCGGACGATGGTCATGCTTTGCCGGTTCATGGTCACCATCGACAGCCGATGTGGCCGGATGGTGGGCAGATCGAGTATAATTGTTTCGATCGCGCTGATGCGGCTTTCCGTGGACACCGGGCTTCCTCCTTGATTGCGAGGAAATTAGCGTCCACTTTAAAATGAGTCCAAAACTATAAAAGTTGGTTTTGATACCTGAAAGGTATAATCGTGGAGCTGAGGCAGCTGCGCTATTTTCTTGCCGTCGCGCGCGAGCGGAACTTCTCGCGGGCCGCGGAAATCCTGCACATTGCACAGCCGCCCCTCAGTCGGCAGATCCAGCAATTGGAAGAGGAACTCGGCGTTCTGCTTATCGACCGGTCGAACCGTCCTCTCGATCTGACGGAGGCCGGCCGCTTCTTCTACGAACAGGCCGGACAGATCATTGCGCGGACGGAACACATGCGCGAGCAGACGCGCAAGATCGGCTTGTCGAAACGGGAGCGTTACGTCATCGGCTGCGTCGGCTCGACCCTTTATGGCGGCATGCCGGACCTCGTCCGCCGCATGCGCAAGCGCTGGCCGGATCTCGACATCGAGATCCGCGAAATGATGTCGACCGAGCAGGTGACCGCTCTCAAGGAGAGGCGGATCGATCTCGGCTTCGGCAGGGTTCGCTTCAACGACCGGGAGGTCGAGAGGCTGACGCTTCGAGAGGAACGACTGGTCGTCGCTTTCCCCAAGGGGCATCCGAAATCGCTCCCCACCGAGCCGATCGCGCTTGCCGAACTGGAAGGAGAACCGCTCATCGTCTATCCGTCGGCGCCGCGTCCGAGCTTTGCCGACGAGGTCCTCAACATGTTGACCGAGCAGGGCATTTCGCCTGCCAGCGTGGAAGAGGTCCGTGAGATTCAGACCGCATTGGGTATTGTGGCGGCCGGGGTCAGTCTCTGCATCATTCCCGCGGCGTCGCAACGGCAAAGACCCGACGACGTATGTTACCGCACCATAAAAGACGAGAACGCCACCTCGCCGATCATCATGAGCTTCAGGCGCGACGACCAGAAAGGAAGGATCGAAGAGATCAAGCAGATCATTCGCGAGATGTACGCCGACAACCCGCCTTGGCTGCAGCTGTCCAACGTCCAACTCGACGGAGCCTGAGCCTTGCCTCGCATCCTGAGCTGCGCTGAAAGCGGCCATTCCAACAGCAACTCATGGCGGCAATTGTAGTGGTGATGCTGATGGAGAAGCGGCTGCGCGCGGAGATCCGGAACCATTTCGAGGAGAAGCTGGCAGTGGCGAGTTCGGTGTGTGCGGTGGGCGGTAAAAGCAAAAGGCCCGCCTGGGATGATCCGGGCGGGCCTTGTTGTTGTCTTGCGATTGGTTGCGGGGGCAGGATTTGAACCTGCGGCCTTCAGGTTATGAGCCTGACGAGCTACCGGGCTGCTCCACCCCGCGTTATTTCTGAACCGGCTGTTTTAGCCCGGTTGTTTTTGTGTTTGCCGGTCCTCGGCCTTTGGCCTGCGGTCCGGAGGGCTGCTGCACCCGGCGTTATTTTTGCGGTTTCCGAAGCAAAAAAGGCCGCGTTGAGCGGCCCATTGTTTCGGCCGGGCCGAAGGCTGAAGAGAAGATGATCTTTTTGCGCCGCTGCCTTGTCCGTCTCGTTGGCTCGACGGGGAGCGGCGTTTTACGCTTGCGATTTGCAGACCTGGCAGCGACCTACTCTCCCGCGTCTTAAGACGAAGTACCATCGGCGCTGGGGCGTTTCACGGCCGTGTTCGGAATGGGAACGGGTGCAGCCACCCCGCCAGAACCACCAGGTCGGCAAAGCGCAAGCTTTGCTCCCCGGAGGGAGCAAACTGATTTGAGAAGCTGGCTGAAGTTTTCACTTCATTTTTTGAACACGTCTTTGACGGTGCTTGTGGCGCTTGCCGAGCTTCAGCTCCGCAAGGCCAAAGGCCGTCGCGCCATCTGGCGCGGCCCGTCCGGAGCGCTTTGGCGCGTCAGGACAGTCAACAGCTCATCTTTTGATGAGCATGAGCAATGGGAACGATCAAGCCGATCGAACGATTAGTACCGGTAAGCTTCATGCGTTGCCGCACTTCCACACCCGGCCTATCAACGTGGTCGTCTTCCACGGTTCTCAAGGGAATACTCGTTTTCAGGTGGGTTTCCCGCTTAGATGCCTTCAGCGGTTATCCCTTCCATATATAGCTACCCTGCTATGCCCTTGGCAGGACAACAGGTCCACCAGAGATATGTCCATCCCGGTCCTCTCGTACTAGGGACAGATCCTGTCAATATTCCTACACCCACGGCAGATAGGGACCGAACTGTCTCACGACGTTCTGAACCCAGCTCACGTACCGCTTTAATTGGCGAACAGCCAAACCCTTGGGACCTGCTCCAGCCCCAGGATGCGATGAGCCGACATCGAGGTGCCAAACAACCCCGTCGATATGGACTCTTGGGGGTCATCAGCCTGTTATCCCCGGCGTACCTTTTATCCGTTGAGCGATGGCCCTTCCACGCGGGACCACCGGATCACTATGACCGACTTTCGTCTCTGCTCGACTTGTCAGTCTCGCAGTCAGGCGGGCTTATGCCATTGCACTCGACGAGCGATTTCCGACCGCTCTGAGCCCACCATCGCGCGCCTCCGTTACTCTTTCGGAGGCGACCGCCCCAGTCAAACTACCCACCATACACTGTCCCGGATCCGGATGACGGACCGCGGTTAGACATCCATGACGATAAGGGTGGTATTTCAAGGATGGCTCCACGAGAACTGGCGTCCCCGCTTCAAAGCCTACCACCTATCCTACACATGCCGACACGAATGCCAGTGTAAAGCTATAGTAAAGGTGCACGGGGTCTTTCCGTCTGACCGCAGGAACCCCGCATCTTCACGGGGAATTCAATTTCACTGAGTCTATGTTGGAGACAGCGGGGAAGTCGTTACGCCATTCGTGCAGGTCGGAACTTACCCGACAAGGAATTTCGCTACCTTAGGACCGTTATAGTTACGGCCGCCGTTTACTGGGGCTTCGATTCAGAGCTTGCACCCCTCCTCTTAACCTTCCAGCACCGGGCAGGCGTCAGACCCTATACGTCGTCTTGCGACTTCGCAGAGCCCTGTGTTTTTGATAAACAGTCGCTACCCCCTGGTCTGTGCCACCCCATCTGACTTGCGTCAAAAAGGGTCACGCTTCTTCCGAAGTTACGCGTGCAATTTGCCGAGTTCCTTCAACATAGTTCTCTCAAGCGCCTTGGTATACTCTACCTGACCACCTGTGTCGGTTTCGGGTACGGTCTATACGGTGGAGCTATTTCCTGGAACCGCGCCGCCGCCCGGACAATCCAATAAGTCCGAACAACTTGTGCGATCCGTCACTACCACCAGGCCCACGAATATTAACGTGGTTCCCATCGACTACGCGTGTCCGCCTCGTCTTAGGGGCCGGCTAACCCTGCTCAGATTAACTTTAAGCAGGAACCCTTGGTCTTTCGGCGAGAGGGTCTCTCACCCTCTTTATCGTTACTCATGTCAACATTCGCACTTCCGATACCTCCAGGACCCCTCACGGGTATCCCTTCACAGGCTTACGGAACGCTCCGCTACCCCTACGTCTTCGCTAGAAGATCGTAAGCCTCAGCTTCGGTGCATGGCTTCAGCCCCGTTACATTTTCGGCGCAAAGACCCTTATTTAGACCAGTGAGCTGTTACGCTTTCTTTAAATGATGGCTGCTTCTAAGCCAACATCCTGGTTGTTTTGGGATCCTCACATCCTTTCCCACTTAGCCATGACTTGGGGACCTTAGCTGGAGGTCAGGGTTGTTGCCCTTTTCACGACGGACGTTAGCACCCGCCGTGTGTCTGCCGACTAGTACTCCCCGGTATTCGGAGTTTGGTTAGGATCAGTAAGACGGTGAGTCCCCATAGCCCATCCAGTGCTCTACCCCCGGGGGTATTCGGTCGACGCTCTACCTAAATAGATTTCGCGGAGAACCAGCTATTTCCGAGTTTGATTGGCCTTTCACCCCTAGCCACAAGTCATCCCAATCTATTGCAACAGATGCGGGTTCGGTCCTCCAGTTGGTGTTACCCAACCTTCAACCTGCTCATGGCTAGATCACTCGGTTTCGGGTCTAATGCGACATACTAAGGCGCCCTGTTCAGACTCGCTTTCGCTACGCCTCCACCTACCGGCTTAAGCTTGCATGTCACACTAAGTCGTTGACCCATTATACAAAAGGTACGCCGTCACCCTTGCGGGCTCCGACTGTTTGTAGGCATCCGGTTTCAGGTTCTATTTCACTCCCCTTGTCGGGGTGCTTTTCACCTTTCCCTCACGGTACTTGTTCGCTATCGGTCATGCACGAGTACTTAGGCTTGGAGAGTGGTCTCCCCATGTTCAGACAGGATTTCTCGTGTCCCGCCTTACTCAAGGACAATGCGTGTTCTACGTGTACGGGGCTATCACCCGCTACGGCCGACCTTTCCAGATCGTTCCACTTTATTCCGCATTGCCACTGGCCTGGTCCGCGTTCGCTCGCCACTACTTGCGGAGTCTCGGTTGATGTCCTTTCCTGCAGGTACTTAGATGTTTCAGTTCCCTGCGTTCGCTTCTTATCCCTATTGAATTCAGGATAAGATACCTTTCAACAATGCTTGGAAACCATTTTGGTTCTTCTAACGCCGGACGACCGGCGACGCGCTTTGCGCTTGCAAAGCTCCGCTTCGAACTCCGTCCCCCGCGAGGGAAACGTGTTCGGTGCGCAGCACCGCAAGGCCAAAGGCCGTCGGCGATCGTTCGCCGTACCGTCGGACCAACGGTCCGACAACCAAAATGATTTCCCAAGCATCTAAGGTGGGTTTCCCCATTCGGAGATCCATGGATCAAAGCTCATTCGCAGCTCCCCACGGCTTATCGCAGCGTATCACGTCCTTCATCGCCTGTGCATGCCAAGGCATCCACCAAATGCCCTTTTGACACTTGATCGTTCTCATTGCCAATGCTCATCCTTATTTGGGTTTGGCTAAGCTTACCCACTCGGCTTGTCGCCTCGTAGGGCAGCCAAACCTGGCCATCCGGGCACAACTGAATGTGCCGCGAAAGCCGCCCAAAAGCCCGGTTACCTTTTACAACCGGGCCAATCAGATGCCATCGACGTGTTCGACAGGTCTGCTTTATTGGAACCACGCCGAGCGGTTCGCTTGCAGCCTGTCTTAAGACCAGCTTCTCGAGATCTGTCCGGTGATGCGCGGTCAGGCAACACCAATCAGCCATGAACACCAGAAGGGCATCCCGAAGGACACCCCAACAACATCCATGCCTTGAACGACAAGACTTCCCTCCTACCTCCAGCCCCTCTTCCATCTCCGGTCGGCTAGACCATCCATGGTTTCTTCGGAACTGGGCTCGGACGTCTCAAGACGATCTTTCGATCGCTCAAAACACCTGGAAGCTTCCAGACATATCTTCTCTTCACAATGTAAGCAGAACAGGCATCAGTCTCATTCGAGACGATGCAAACCTATTTTCTCCAAGGATAATCCGCCAGTTCAACACCAATCGAATGGTGGAGCTGAGCGGGATCGAACCGCTGACCCCCTGCTTGCAAAGCAGGTGCTCTCCCAGCTGAGCTACAGCCCCATCTTTCGATGACCAGCGTAAACCGCCGGCTCGGTGAACACGTCAAGCATGCCCATCGGCGCCATAAGCGCCGCAAGGGCAAAGCCCGTCGCCGATCGTTCGGCGGCCCGTCCGGAGCGAAGCGATCTTTAGATCGCAACAGCGTCAGGACAACACAAATCGCCGAAGGCGAATGGTGGGCCCGGGCAGACTCGAACTGCCGACCTCACGCTTATCAGGCGTGCGCTCTAACCACCTGAGCTACGGGCCCATCTGGGTCGCACGCACCACCTAAATTCGCTCGACGCGTAACATCCAGCGGGCGTGGTTCGTATCCTTGTGAGAAAGAGAAACGTGGACGGCGGGTCTCGCCATACCGTCATGAGTGCCAAGCATCCATGCGGCGTATGCGTTTCGATGGTCACCTGACTGGTGCCATCTATGTTCTAAAAAGCACGGGAAAGGTCATCCATCCGAAGATGGCGTCTTCCAATTCCACAGCTTCCTTAGAAAGGAGGTGATCCAGCCGCAGGTTCCCCTACGGCTACCTTGTTACGACTTCACCCCAGTCGCTGACCCTACCGTGGTTAGCTGCCTCCTTGCGGTTAGCGCACTACCTTCGGGTAGAACCAACTCCCATGGTGTGACGGGCGGTGTGTACAAGGCCCGGGAACGTATTCACCGCAGCATGCTGATCTGCGATTACTAGCGATTCCAACTTCATGCACTCGAGTTGCAGAGTGCAATCCGAACTGAGATGGCTTTTGGAGATTAGCTCGACCTCGCGGTCTCGCTGCCCACTGTCACCACCATTGTAGCACGTGTGTAGCCCAGCCCGTAAGGGCCATGAGGACTTGACGTCATCCCCACCTTCCTCTCGGCTTATCACCGGCAGTCCCCTTAGAGTGCCCAACTGAATGCTGGCAACTAAGGGCGAGGGTTGCGCTCGTTGCGGGACTTAACCCAACATCTCACGACACGAGCTGACGACAGCCATGCAGCACCTGTCTCCGATCCAGCCGAACTGAAGGATACGATCTCTCGTATCCGCGATCGGGATGTCAAGGGCTGGTAAGGTTCTGCGCGTTGCTTCGAATTAAACCACATGCTCCACCGCTTGTGCGGGCCCCCGTCAATTCCTTTGAGTTTTAATCTTGCGACCGTACTCCCCAGGCGGAATGTTTAATGCGTTAGCTGCGCCACCGAACAGTAAACTGCCCGACGGCTAACATTCATCGTTTACGGCGTGGACTACCAGGGTATCTAATCCTGTTTGCTCCCCACGCTTTCGCACCTCAGCGTCAGTACCGGACCAGTGAGCCGCCTTCGCCACTGGTGTTCCTCCGAATATCTACGAATTTCACCTCTACACTCGGAATTCCACTCACCTCTTCCGGACTCTAGACACCCAGTATCAAAGGCAGTTCCGGGGTTGAGCCCCGGGATTTCACCCCTGACTTAAATGTCCGCCTACGTGCGCTTTACGCCCAGTAATTCCGAACAACGCTAGCCCCCTTCGTATTACCGCGGCTGCTGGCACGAAGTTAGCCGGGGCTTCTTCTC contains the following coding sequences:
- a CDS encoding Rieske 2Fe-2S domain-containing protein, with protein sequence MSAIIDKARDLDHLLATAVQDDKEAGMFRCRRDIFTNEDLFELEMKHIFESNWVYLAHESQVPENNDYYTTYIGRQPVVVTRDKNGDLHAVINACAHRGAMLCRRKHGNKGSFTCPFHGWTFSNTGKLLKVKDEKTTQYPPQFAQNGSHDLKRVPRFQSYRGFLFGSLNENVATLQDYLGETKVIIDQIVDQAPDGLEVLRGNSSYIYDGNWKLQMENGCDGYHVSSVHWNYAATMGRRKEEGTKAVDANSWSRSVAGVYGFENGHILLWTNTMNPEVRPVYNQRDEIKARVGAEKADFIVNQTRNLCLYPNVFLMDQFSTQIRVTRPLSVDKTEITIFCFAPKGESEEARALRIRQYEDFFNVSGMGTADDLEEFRACQAGYAGTAALWNDLSRGAPLWIDGPDDNARRMGIEPLLSGERSEDEGLFVRQHEYWAKVMREALAAEKKEVAA
- the catA gene encoding catechol 1,2-dioxygenase produces the protein MNVKIFERADIQDFLKALSGLDKVGGNPRVKQIVHRIMSDLFKAIDDLDITPDEYWTGIAWLNEIGAAGQAGLISPGLGLDHFLDERLDAIDEALGIDNPTPRTIEGPLYVAGAPVSHGFARLDDGTDANGHTLIMHGTVYGADGKPLSGALVEVWHCDTRGFYSHFDPTGKQAPFNMRRTIIADANGCYKFQSIVPHGYGVPPGSPTERLLSALGRHGQRPAHIHFFISADGHRKLTTQINIDGDPLVNDDFAYATRDGLVPAIIERTDETSIKANNLSGPFAEIEFDIRLTALVDGVDNQINEQRKRAAA
- a CDS encoding LysR family transcriptional regulator, which encodes MELRQLRYFLAVARERNFSRAAEILHIAQPPLSRQIQQLEEELGVLLIDRSNRPLDLTEAGRFFYEQAGQIIARTEHMREQTRKIGLSKRERYVIGCVGSTLYGGMPDLVRRMRKRWPDLDIEIREMMSTEQVTALKERRIDLGFGRVRFNDREVERLTLREERLVVAFPKGHPKSLPTEPIALAELEGEPLIVYPSAPRPSFADEVLNMLTEQGISPASVEEVREIQTALGIVAAGVSLCIIPAASQRQRPDDVCYRTIKDENATSPIIMSFRRDDQKGRIEEIKQIIREMYADNPPWLQLSNVQLDGA
- a CDS encoding muconate/chloromuconate family cycloisomerase; translated protein: MSTESRISAIETIILDLPTIRPHRLSMVTMNRQSMTIVRVRCSDGFEGLGEGTTIGGLAYGPESPEGMKLTIDAYIAPLLIGRDATRIQAAMDVVVKAVKGNHFAKCAVEAALLDCHAHRLGLPMSELLGGRRRDSLPVAWTLASGDTAKDIDEAQAMLDRRRHKDFKLKIGVKSIEEDIRHVSAIRRALPDLASIRVDVNMAWREREARNAIAALADAGCVLVEQPVHGIASLARLRRTSSIAIMADEVLVGPESALEAATARAADVFSIKIEQAGGLFAAARVIAIAEAAGVSIYGGTMLEGPVGTIAACQLLASVKELEWGTEFFGPLLLTEEILEEPLRYENFELQLPTDPGLGVTLSAEAVDRFRRDGKHASTLRVVG
- the catC gene encoding muconolactone Delta-isomerase, producing MLFHVRMNVNLPLDLPAAEAAEILAREKAYSQELQRTGKWRHIWRIAGQYANYSVLDVRDNAELHEVLSGLPLFKFMDIEVTPLLRHPSAIREDDS